The proteins below come from a single Chitinophaga pinensis DSM 2588 genomic window:
- a CDS encoding DUF4846 domain-containing protein — protein sequence MKYLSWTFVVLFVTAVAVLSWQYLQAKAPHPVSAPYYKTVGQLPLPPGFKREPVAKGSFGEWLRTIPLKTDNTVYLYNGQKKGNQTAQYAVLDISVGKKDLQQCADAVIRLYAEYLYASHQYTKIAFHATDGTLMDYSSWMKGYRYPVKQGRLQKQLTGAPCKGDACFADFLQTVFSYAGTLSLSKELNVVNNPAAINIGDVFIRGGSPGHAVIVMDMGVNNAGQKTFLLAQSYMPAQDIHILQNPTRNQDPWYQYNGGKILSTPEWIFDWNQLMRF from the coding sequence TTGAAGTACTTATCCTGGACCTTTGTGGTCCTGTTTGTTACCGCGGTTGCTGTACTGTCCTGGCAATATTTACAGGCCAAAGCACCGCATCCGGTATCTGCCCCTTACTATAAAACAGTAGGACAGCTGCCATTGCCGCCCGGTTTTAAAAGAGAACCTGTAGCGAAAGGGTCATTTGGTGAATGGCTCAGGACAATTCCTTTAAAAACAGATAATACGGTATATCTGTATAACGGACAGAAAAAGGGAAATCAGACTGCACAATATGCCGTACTGGATATCTCTGTTGGCAAAAAAGATTTACAGCAATGTGCAGATGCCGTGATTCGCTTATATGCAGAGTATTTATATGCATCGCACCAGTATACGAAAATAGCCTTTCATGCTACGGATGGTACATTGATGGACTACAGCAGCTGGATGAAAGGATATCGCTATCCTGTAAAACAGGGCCGTTTACAGAAGCAGCTGACGGGTGCGCCTTGTAAGGGAGATGCTTGTTTTGCTGATTTTCTGCAGACCGTTTTCTCTTACGCCGGCACTTTATCGCTCAGTAAAGAATTGAATGTTGTGAATAATCCTGCTGCCATCAATATCGGTGATGTGTTTATCCGTGGAGGTTCTCCTGGTCACGCTGTGATCGTAATGGATATGGGTGTCAATAACGCGGGACAGAAGACTTTTTTGCTGGCACAGAGTTATATGCCCGCACAGGATATTCACATACTGCAAAATCCAACCAGGAATCAAGATCCCTGGTACCAATATAACGGCGGAAAAATATTAAGCACACCCGAATGGATTTTTGACTGGAACCAGCTAATGAGGTTCTGA
- a CDS encoding metallophosphoesterase — MSRTFVVGDIHGCFDELIQLTDLMGLQPEDLLLSVGDIVDRGAKSREVYEYFRNRPNSKVLMGNHERKHLNGVLSYAQEIVKLQFGERYPAFLEWCATLEYFHETPEAIIVHAAFEHDVPLSAQREEVLCGATAGERYLEKKYGTAPEWVNLYPGNKPLIYGHHVTGALPEIKNNTWGIDTGACHAGYLTAIELPGFIIHQVKVERDYWKEEQVTWQIPVLKSKDWENMTFEQIQKQLEKLAYIEVPEVKGYLSAIAQWSARLSAMYPALITGIGVFVQQLTETHGEQFSIVANQYAFKTYLFKSKAGNLKVADMEKSLNTPAKIIALAAALGMSL, encoded by the coding sequence ATGAGCCGCACATTCGTCGTAGGAGATATCCATGGTTGTTTTGATGAACTGATACAACTGACTGATCTGATGGGACTACAGCCCGAAGACCTGTTGCTTTCCGTAGGAGATATCGTGGACCGTGGGGCAAAATCCCGGGAGGTATATGAATACTTCCGGAACAGACCAAACAGTAAAGTGCTGATGGGTAACCACGAACGTAAACACCTGAACGGTGTGCTGAGTTATGCACAGGAAATCGTAAAACTGCAGTTCGGAGAAAGATACCCGGCATTCCTGGAGTGGTGTGCGACACTGGAATATTTTCATGAAACGCCAGAAGCCATCATCGTACATGCCGCCTTTGAGCATGATGTTCCCTTATCAGCCCAACGGGAAGAAGTGTTATGTGGTGCTACTGCCGGAGAACGTTACCTGGAAAAGAAATATGGTACTGCACCGGAATGGGTGAATCTTTATCCGGGTAATAAGCCTCTGATATATGGTCATCACGTCACCGGTGCACTACCCGAAATAAAGAACAATACCTGGGGAATCGATACCGGAGCCTGTCATGCAGGTTATCTTACTGCGATAGAATTACCAGGGTTTATCATACACCAGGTGAAAGTGGAACGTGATTACTGGAAAGAAGAGCAGGTGACCTGGCAGATACCGGTACTCAAATCGAAGGACTGGGAAAACATGACCTTTGAGCAGATACAGAAACAACTGGAAAAACTGGCCTACATAGAAGTGCCGGAAGTAAAGGGATACCTGTCTGCCATTGCGCAATGGTCTGCCCGTTTATCTGCGATGTATCCGGCACTGATAACAGGGATAGGGGTGTTTGTGCAACAACTGACGGAGACACACGGAGAACAGTTCTCCATAGTAGCCAATCAGTATGCCTTCAAAACATACCTGTTTAAAAGCAAGGCAGGGAATCTGAAAGTAGCAGATATGGAAAAGAGTTTGAATACGCCGGCTAAAATAATAGCATTGGCAGCCGCCCTCGGAATGTCGCTATAA
- a CDS encoding family 43 glycosylhydrolase, which translates to MKNTIYLISLLCFFTTGNARQRTYCNPINIDYGFTPIPNFSEAGRHRATADPVITLFKGDYYLFSTNQWGYWWSSDMSDWHFVPRKFLKPYHKVYDELCAPTVFVSGDTLLVIGSTYEKNFPIWMSTHPRTDDWTEAVDSFRAGAWDPAFFLDDDNRLYLYHGSSNTYPLYGQEVDRHTLQPTGARQDLIRLHDDQHGWERFGEYNDNNFMSPFMEGAWMNKHNGRYYLQYGAPGTEFSGYADGVYVSDHPLGPFSYQAHNPFSYKPGGFARGAGHGATFQDKNKRWWHVSTIVVNVKNNFERRIGIWPAGFDKDGILYCNTAFGDYPHYLPGEPESGQFTGWMLLNYQHPVSVSSTYGAFAANNAVDENIKTYWCATTANPGEWIQTDLGQTATVHAIQINYADQDADILGKRTDIYHQYRLWHSTDGKKWQLLCDKSRNKTDVPHDYIALTQPVKTRYIKLENIHMANGKFAISGLRIFGKGNGPVPAAVNNFMVLRQQSDKRNAWLKWYPSNDAYAYNIYYGIAPDKLYSSIMVYNASEYYLKALDKTTTYYFSIEALGENGIGKRSPVIKIE; encoded by the coding sequence ATGAAAAATACAATCTACCTCATTTCCCTGCTATGTTTCTTCACTACGGGAAATGCCCGGCAACGCACTTACTGCAACCCCATCAATATCGACTACGGTTTTACCCCTATTCCTAACTTTTCAGAAGCCGGCCGGCACCGGGCTACTGCGGACCCTGTCATTACTTTATTTAAAGGCGATTATTACCTGTTTTCTACTAATCAGTGGGGCTACTGGTGGAGCAGTGATATGTCTGACTGGCATTTCGTACCCCGGAAATTTCTCAAACCTTATCACAAGGTGTATGACGAATTATGCGCACCTACGGTCTTTGTATCAGGCGATACGCTATTGGTCATCGGGTCGACTTATGAAAAGAATTTCCCTATATGGATGAGCACCCATCCCCGTACGGACGACTGGACAGAAGCGGTAGATTCATTCCGTGCCGGCGCCTGGGATCCGGCCTTTTTTCTGGATGACGACAATCGCCTGTATCTCTATCATGGGTCCAGTAATACTTATCCCTTATACGGACAGGAAGTAGACCGGCATACGCTGCAACCTACCGGGGCACGACAGGATCTTATCCGTCTGCATGACGACCAACATGGATGGGAACGTTTTGGAGAGTATAACGACAACAACTTCATGTCGCCTTTTATGGAAGGCGCCTGGATGAATAAACACAATGGCAGGTATTACCTTCAGTACGGCGCTCCCGGCACTGAATTCAGCGGTTATGCAGATGGCGTATATGTCAGTGATCATCCGCTGGGACCTTTTAGTTATCAGGCGCATAACCCTTTTAGTTATAAACCGGGTGGCTTTGCCCGGGGCGCTGGTCATGGTGCTACCTTTCAGGATAAAAACAAGCGTTGGTGGCATGTATCAACGATTGTGGTGAATGTGAAGAATAACTTCGAAAGAAGGATCGGAATTTGGCCTGCCGGATTTGACAAGGATGGTATTCTCTATTGTAATACGGCCTTTGGCGATTATCCACATTATCTTCCGGGAGAGCCCGAAAGCGGACAATTTACCGGCTGGATGCTCTTGAATTATCAGCACCCGGTCTCTGTTTCTTCCACTTATGGTGCTTTTGCTGCAAATAATGCGGTAGACGAAAACATTAAAACATACTGGTGCGCTACTACTGCCAATCCGGGTGAATGGATACAGACAGACCTGGGACAAACAGCGACCGTACACGCCATCCAGATCAATTATGCCGATCAGGATGCCGATATCCTGGGGAAACGGACCGATATCTATCACCAATACCGTTTATGGCACTCAACAGATGGCAAAAAATGGCAGCTTTTATGTGACAAAAGCCGGAACAAAACGGATGTGCCGCATGACTATATAGCACTCACCCAGCCTGTTAAAACCCGTTATATCAAACTGGAAAATATCCACATGGCCAATGGTAAATTCGCCATCAGCGGATTAAGGATATTCGGTAAAGGAAACGGACCGGTACCGGCAGCAGTAAATAATTTCATGGTACTGCGTCAGCAATCTGATAAACGAAATGCCTGGCTGAAATGGTACCCTTCCAATGATGCTTATGCCTATAATATCTACTATGGTATCGCCCCTGACAAACTATACAGCAGCATTATGGTATATAATGCCAGCGAGTACTACCTGAAAGCGCTGGACAAAACAACGACCTATTATTTTTCCATAGAGGCCCTGGGTGAAAATGGCATTGGCAAAAGGAGTCCGGTGATTAAAATTGAGTGA
- a CDS encoding TIGR02452 family protein, producing MNKNERVAIAYETLDILSTGQYRNPKNELIDISAELQYTVDNTIHYTPDDFENVLIARDKLLQTPVAASCTFEVTAETTFAAAARLIREEGLEDVCCLNFASAKNPGGGFLGGAQAQEESLARASGLYTSLKANPAMYHFNRADGNLLYSDHMIYSPLVPVFRNDEDQLIERPYFVSIITSPAVNRGALIENQPNNAHRIEAVMLERIEKLLAVAVVNKQSTLILGAWGCGVFRNKTTDVAAWFAHHLLHNEVYRHAFKRVVFAIYDPSEKKQSKDAFIKEFSRPFTPVV from the coding sequence ATGAACAAAAATGAAAGAGTGGCGATCGCTTATGAGACCCTGGATATTTTAAGCACGGGTCAGTACAGAAACCCTAAGAATGAGCTGATAGATATCAGTGCGGAACTGCAATACACAGTAGATAACACAATTCATTATACCCCTGATGATTTTGAAAACGTACTGATTGCAAGAGACAAGCTGTTGCAGACACCGGTTGCGGCAAGCTGCACCTTCGAAGTGACTGCAGAAACGACCTTCGCCGCTGCTGCAAGACTGATCCGGGAAGAAGGACTGGAAGATGTCTGTTGTCTGAATTTCGCCTCTGCGAAAAACCCTGGTGGTGGTTTCCTGGGTGGCGCACAGGCGCAAGAGGAGAGTCTGGCGAGGGCCAGCGGACTGTATACATCGCTGAAAGCGAATCCTGCGATGTATCATTTCAACCGTGCAGATGGCAATCTGCTGTACTCGGATCATATGATTTACTCGCCGCTGGTACCGGTATTCAGAAATGATGAAGATCAGCTGATTGAACGTCCCTATTTTGTGTCCATCATTACTTCCCCGGCTGTCAACAGGGGCGCACTGATTGAAAATCAGCCAAATAATGCACACAGAATAGAAGCAGTGATGCTGGAAAGAATTGAGAAACTGTTAGCAGTAGCTGTTGTCAATAAACAAAGCACCCTTATCCTTGGCGCCTGGGGTTGTGGTGTATTCAGGAATAAAACGACCGATGTAGCGGCCTGGTTTGCCCATCATCTGTTGCATAATGAGGTATACCGACATGCCTTCAAAAGAGTAGTTTTTGCGATCTATGATCCATCGGAGAAAAAGCAAAGCAAAGACGCTTTTATAAAAGAGTTCAGCCGTCCTTTCACCCCTGTTGTTTAA
- a CDS encoding Crp/Fnr family transcriptional regulator — protein MNELEVLKQHILKRMLLPEDELNAFVAAFAVKRIKKRQFIIQPEFTARVRTYIIQGAFRSYVVGPDGAEHTIQLAIDDWWISDYSSYIFQKPATMFVVALQDSIVMQIEYETEQRLKREYHNIETFFRIAAEGLAAYHQRRIIASLTRTAEERYNDFITAYPGMLERVPQYAIASYLGVTTQFISKIRNKKAAFKPLKS, from the coding sequence ATGAACGAGTTGGAAGTATTGAAGCAACATATCCTAAAACGGATGTTGCTGCCGGAGGATGAACTGAATGCATTTGTCGCAGCCTTTGCGGTAAAACGCATTAAGAAGCGGCAGTTTATTATCCAGCCTGAATTTACAGCCCGTGTTCGTACATATATTATTCAAGGCGCTTTCCGCTCTTATGTAGTTGGCCCTGATGGAGCTGAACATACGATACAGCTGGCGATAGACGACTGGTGGATCAGTGATTACAGCAGTTATATTTTCCAGAAGCCGGCTACAATGTTTGTGGTGGCATTACAGGATAGCATAGTGATGCAGATAGAATATGAAACAGAACAGCGTCTGAAACGTGAATATCATAATATTGAAACCTTCTTCCGGATTGCCGCAGAAGGTCTTGCCGCTTATCACCAGCGCAGGATCATAGCTTCATTGACACGCACTGCGGAAGAAAGATACAATGACTTCATAACTGCTTATCCGGGTATGTTGGAGCGGGTACCACAGTATGCGATCGCTTCTTATCTGGGAGTGACTACACAGTTTATTTCTAAGATCCGTAATAAAAAAGCGGCTTTCAAACCGTTAAAAAGTTAA
- a CDS encoding alpha-keto acid decarboxylase family protein encodes MQNETFTVADYLLTRLRQLNVTEVFQIPGDYVKHFTQTLEHFPGVNAVGAINELDAAYAADAYGRTRGLGAVSLQYGVSTFIALNAIGGAYVERSPVVVISATPGADARQITKMYDVLYHHSTGNLAADQEVYDQVTVACETLSTSAGAAEKIDQLIVAALTYKRPVFIECYKEVWGEPCVRPSETPLEAIKFVSEPLALENAVNTAWAQLTAAQKPLIFAGVEVLRHGLSPLLQELIDVSGYLYTTTSLGKTVLDEGGNKFIGTYSDQASIESVRNLVAESDCFLTLGTIITDDYLWFIENKYADMVLATTELVRVGYFIYEEVTMEDFMRALIDRFKLHGAPYPLNVTAPPQPPYPEPWISNSDPVFDVEPHVLTYNRFFQHTMKFLNDQNMLRDIVWTFGISSAMYVATNAYGLPQNSFLSSAAWQIIGYETGATTGAQLGSGKRAWAVAGDGGFMTVCQSLSTLARNNLNAVVFVMSNAVYAIEQVYVNMDAFKPGPEHKFDTFDLLPKWDYIALAQAFGAQGFRVTTVKELEDLLPTIAAITNQPALVEVVIPQKDLPGQMRRLGLE; translated from the coding sequence ATGCAAAACGAAACATTTACCGTCGCGGATTATTTATTAACCCGGCTTAGACAATTGAATGTTACAGAAGTCTTCCAGATCCCCGGAGATTATGTAAAGCACTTTACACAAACATTGGAACATTTCCCCGGCGTGAATGCGGTTGGCGCTATCAATGAACTGGATGCTGCTTATGCTGCGGATGCATATGGCCGTACCCGTGGACTGGGCGCTGTATCCCTGCAATATGGGGTAAGTACTTTCATTGCATTAAACGCAATCGGTGGCGCTTATGTGGAGCGGAGTCCCGTTGTGGTTATTTCTGCTACTCCCGGAGCTGATGCAAGACAGATCACAAAGATGTATGACGTGTTGTATCATCACTCAACCGGTAATCTTGCTGCGGATCAGGAAGTCTATGATCAGGTAACCGTTGCTTGTGAAACACTGAGTACTTCAGCAGGGGCTGCGGAAAAGATTGATCAGCTGATCGTAGCTGCCCTGACCTATAAGCGGCCGGTATTCATTGAGTGTTACAAAGAAGTATGGGGAGAACCCTGCGTACGTCCTTCAGAAACACCACTGGAAGCGATCAAATTCGTAAGCGAACCACTGGCGCTGGAGAACGCAGTCAATACAGCATGGGCACAGCTGACAGCGGCACAGAAACCCCTGATCTTTGCAGGCGTGGAAGTATTACGTCACGGACTTTCCCCGCTTTTACAGGAACTGATCGACGTCAGCGGATATCTTTACACCACCACCAGTTTGGGTAAAACGGTCCTGGATGAAGGTGGTAATAAATTTATCGGCACTTATTCTGACCAGGCTTCTATCGAAAGCGTACGTAACCTGGTGGCGGAATCGGATTGTTTCCTGACACTGGGTACTATTATCACAGATGACTATCTGTGGTTCATAGAAAACAAGTACGCAGATATGGTACTGGCTACTACCGAACTCGTAAGAGTGGGGTACTTCATCTATGAAGAAGTGACCATGGAAGATTTCATGCGTGCACTGATCGACCGTTTCAAACTACACGGGGCGCCTTATCCCTTGAATGTAACAGCGCCGCCACAGCCGCCTTACCCCGAACCATGGATCTCCAATTCGGATCCTGTTTTTGATGTGGAACCGCACGTCCTCACGTACAACCGCTTCTTCCAGCATACCATGAAATTCCTGAATGACCAGAATATGCTGCGAGATATCGTCTGGACATTTGGGATCAGCTCTGCCATGTATGTAGCAACCAATGCTTACGGATTACCACAGAACAGTTTTCTCTCTTCAGCTGCCTGGCAGATCATCGGTTATGAAACCGGCGCTACTACCGGTGCACAGCTGGGTAGTGGTAAAAGGGCATGGGCTGTAGCAGGTGACGGCGGCTTTATGACGGTATGCCAGTCGTTATCCACATTGGCCAGAAATAACCTCAATGCAGTCGTATTTGTAATGAGTAATGCGGTATATGCTATCGAACAGGTATACGTGAATATGGATGCCTTTAAACCGGGTCCGGAACACAAATTCGATACGTTCGATCTCCTGCCGAAATGGGATTACATCGCGCTGGCACAGGCATTTGGTGCACAAGGCTTCCGGGTTACTACGGTAAAGGAACTGGAAGACCTGCTCCCTACTATCGCTGCAATAACTAATCAGCCGGCACTGGTAGAAGTCGTTATTCCTCAGAAAGACCTGCCTGGACAGATGCGTCGTCTTGGCCTTGAATAA
- a CDS encoding DUF1349 domain-containing protein has protein sequence MKWNNEPKNWSGNETKLSCTIEPDTDYWRITHYGFIRDNGPFYYKEMTGNFEAGVKISGQYTELFHQAGLMVRIDEKNWIKTGIEYVDGVQNVSAVVTREVSDWSVIPRHDSPAAIWLTLLRKGDYVEIKYSFDGVKYEMLRLAYFPPDVKAGIGIVAAAPGKESFEVVFEDFQVKEIKN, from the coding sequence ATGAAGTGGAATAACGAACCCAAAAACTGGTCAGGTAATGAAACAAAACTCAGTTGTACCATTGAACCAGACACCGACTATTGGCGGATCACACATTATGGTTTTATCCGTGATAACGGTCCCTTTTATTATAAAGAAATGACAGGGAATTTTGAAGCCGGCGTAAAGATCAGCGGACAGTATACAGAACTGTTTCACCAGGCTGGCTTAATGGTCAGAATTGATGAAAAGAACTGGATCAAAACCGGTATTGAATACGTGGATGGTGTACAGAATGTAAGCGCCGTCGTTACCCGTGAAGTGTCTGACTGGTCTGTGATACCCAGACATGACAGTCCGGCTGCTATCTGGCTGACCTTACTCCGAAAAGGCGATTATGTAGAGATAAAATACTCTTTTGATGGCGTGAAATATGAGATGTTGCGACTGGCTTATTTTCCGCCTGATGTAAAGGCAGGTATTGGTATTGTGGCTGCGGCTCCGGGAAAGGAATCGTTTGAGGTGGTATTTGAAGATTTTCAGGTGAAAGAAATTAAGAATTAA
- a CDS encoding glycoside hydrolase family 2 protein — MNLIKTASVCLLSVVLGQGVMAQTGWKAQSSTIKTRWAQEVSPTNVLPEYPRPQMVRENWQNLNGLWQYTITPKDAAMPSAFADQILVPFPLESALSGVKKPLLPTQHLWYKRTFVQTPLKNGEHVLLHFGAVDWQATVYVNGKETGTHAGGYQSFSQDITAALKDGENEIVVKVYDPTSEGIGPHGKQVLNPANIYYTPSSGIWQTVWMETVPAAYIAGLTLTPDVDKNVLNVSVNAPAGTNVELIATDNGTEVSKIKGKAGVPLKLPVKNAKLWSPASPFLYDLTVKLSKGGKTVDEVKSYFGMRKIAIQKDEKGVDRIFLNNKPYFNLGTLDQGFWPDGLYTAPTDNALKFDIEAIKAMGFNTIRKHIKVEPARWYYHTDKLGMLVWQDFVNPNQGLPEGAKAEYEKETKETLEQLHNYPSITTWVIFNEKWGAYDQQRITEWVKSADPSRIVNGHSGEMLYVNEQLRSPSPNAWVSADMTDVHSYPDPMNAPAEPGKARVLGEFGGIGVFIPEHQWNTGSAWGYIQEKPAALAAKYNIMNQHLKLLEADGLSGSIYTQPFDVEGEQNGLLTYDREVVKIPFEQMRSIHASLNPDLGTVPQVTAMNADLTDPIVAYSKMLQEYVGGRRDASFLFKLAMMAKQAGDKEGANLAGSAYIASLHAPYTPEQLDLILQFTNSTKDKGFAVLQQQLQSSNPQLEKRPVTVKLMNIVFKDVIDPVLQKSADPDWSAIANSIKPYGDPGDEIYLRAKTVYTFNKQDWSNYASAANTYLEKYGQNIPEQERNMFRQAIDNNKNQ; from the coding sequence ATGAATCTGATTAAGACTGCTAGTGTATGTTTATTAAGTGTCGTGCTTGGTCAGGGCGTTATGGCGCAGACCGGCTGGAAAGCACAGTCCTCAACAATCAAAACCCGTTGGGCACAGGAAGTATCCCCAACCAATGTCCTCCCGGAGTACCCTCGCCCACAGATGGTGCGTGAGAACTGGCAAAACCTGAATGGCCTGTGGCAATATACCATTACCCCCAAAGACGCCGCCATGCCATCCGCCTTTGCGGATCAGATACTCGTGCCGTTTCCGCTGGAATCTGCACTTTCAGGCGTAAAAAAGCCGCTGCTGCCTACACAACACCTCTGGTACAAGCGCACATTTGTACAAACGCCTCTGAAAAACGGCGAACACGTGTTATTACATTTCGGCGCCGTAGACTGGCAGGCGACTGTCTATGTAAACGGTAAAGAAACAGGTACACACGCTGGCGGTTATCAGTCTTTCTCACAGGATATTACCGCTGCCCTGAAAGACGGAGAAAATGAAATTGTAGTAAAGGTTTATGACCCTACCAGTGAAGGCATTGGCCCTCACGGTAAACAGGTACTGAACCCGGCTAATATCTATTATACACCTTCTTCCGGTATCTGGCAGACCGTCTGGATGGAAACAGTGCCTGCAGCCTATATCGCAGGACTGACCCTTACTCCCGACGTAGACAAAAACGTCCTGAACGTGAGCGTAAACGCGCCGGCAGGTACTAATGTAGAACTGATCGCCACTGATAACGGCACAGAAGTCAGCAAAATAAAAGGCAAAGCAGGCGTACCATTGAAACTGCCTGTGAAGAACGCGAAACTGTGGTCTCCTGCCAGCCCTTTCCTGTATGATCTCACCGTAAAACTCAGCAAAGGCGGCAAAACAGTTGATGAAGTAAAAAGCTACTTCGGGATGCGTAAAATCGCCATTCAGAAAGATGAAAAAGGCGTTGACCGCATCTTCCTGAATAACAAACCATACTTCAATCTGGGTACCCTGGATCAGGGTTTCTGGCCTGACGGACTGTACACCGCCCCTACCGATAATGCGCTGAAATTTGATATTGAAGCCATTAAAGCAATGGGTTTTAATACCATCCGTAAACATATCAAGGTTGAACCAGCCCGCTGGTATTATCATACAGACAAACTGGGGATGCTGGTATGGCAGGATTTCGTGAATCCTAACCAGGGATTACCGGAAGGCGCTAAAGCGGAGTATGAGAAAGAAACCAAAGAAACGCTGGAACAACTGCATAATTACCCTTCTATCACTACCTGGGTAATCTTTAATGAGAAATGGGGTGCCTATGATCAGCAGCGTATCACTGAATGGGTGAAAAGCGCGGATCCTTCCCGTATCGTAAATGGTCACTCCGGTGAAATGCTGTATGTAAATGAACAACTGCGCAGCCCGTCTCCGAATGCATGGGTAAGTGCAGATATGACCGACGTACACTCCTACCCTGACCCGATGAACGCACCCGCAGAACCAGGTAAAGCAAGGGTATTGGGTGAGTTTGGCGGTATCGGTGTATTCATTCCTGAACACCAATGGAATACCGGCAGCGCCTGGGGATATATACAGGAAAAACCAGCTGCACTGGCGGCTAAATATAACATCATGAACCAGCACCTGAAACTGCTGGAAGCAGATGGCTTGTCCGGCTCAATCTATACACAGCCTTTTGATGTGGAAGGTGAGCAGAACGGCTTATTAACGTACGACCGTGAAGTGGTTAAAATCCCGTTTGAGCAGATGCGTAGTATCCATGCATCACTGAACCCTGATCTGGGTACTGTACCACAGGTAACCGCCATGAATGCAGACCTGACCGACCCGATCGTCGCCTACAGTAAAATGCTGCAGGAATACGTAGGGGGCCGCCGCGATGCCTCATTCCTCTTCAAGCTCGCTATGATGGCAAAACAGGCTGGCGATAAAGAAGGCGCTAACCTGGCCGGCAGTGCCTATATTGCCTCATTACACGCTCCTTATACGCCTGAACAGCTGGATCTGATCCTTCAGTTCACCAACAGTACAAAAGACAAAGGTTTTGCTGTATTACAGCAACAATTGCAATCCAGCAATCCTCAGTTAGAGAAAAGACCGGTGACTGTGAAACTGATGAATATCGTATTCAAAGACGTGATCGACCCTGTATTGCAGAAGAGTGCAGATCCTGACTGGTCAGCTATTGCCAACAGCATTAAACCTTATGGCGATCCGGGTGACGAGATCTATCTGCGTGCCAAAACCGTGTATACTTTCAATAAACAGGACTGGTCTAACTATGCTTCCGCAGCAAATACCTACCTGGAAAAATACGGACAGAACATTCCTGAACAGGAAAGAAATATGTTCCGTCAGGCTATTGACAACAATAAGAACCAATAA
- a CDS encoding suppressor of fused domain protein — MTKEEYSKLFTADDAVGWLAIDKQLDSIYPGQEPRHYAPPLHFMVGGEDPIDGTSIYDSEKQMKHLHLVSYGMSQLYYDEEQAGKEFSKWGFEFTFRLKPFAEDEGDPGWAIRMMNNLARYVYKSERWFEPYHFVPANGPIRLETATDIVGLAFVQDPELGVINTPHGEVTFLQMVGLTKKEVERLLAKPQTSEVEKLIDEMREYNPLLITDLDRAD, encoded by the coding sequence ATGACAAAGGAAGAGTACAGTAAACTGTTCACGGCAGATGATGCAGTGGGCTGGCTGGCAATTGACAAACAGCTGGACAGCATTTATCCGGGACAGGAACCAAGGCATTATGCACCGCCTTTACATTTCATGGTCGGAGGAGAAGACCCTATTGACGGTACCAGCATCTATGACAGTGAAAAGCAGATGAAGCACTTACACCTCGTCAGCTATGGCATGTCACAGTTATATTATGATGAAGAACAGGCTGGTAAGGAATTCAGTAAATGGGGCTTCGAATTTACCTTCCGCTTAAAACCATTTGCAGAAGATGAAGGCGATCCCGGATGGGCCATCCGGATGATGAATAACCTGGCCCGCTATGTATATAAAAGCGAGCGTTGGTTTGAACCTTACCATTTTGTACCTGCAAACGGGCCAATCAGACTGGAAACGGCAACGGATATTGTAGGACTGGCATTTGTCCAGGATCCTGAATTAGGTGTGATAAATACACCGCATGGTGAAGTGACGTTCCTGCAGATGGTAGGACTGACAAAAAAAGAAGTTGAACGACTGCTGGCTAAACCACAGACCAGTGAAGTCGAAAAGCTGATCGACGAGATGCGGGAATATAACCCGCTGCTGATTACAGATCTCGACAGAGCAGACTAA